One genomic window of Devosia salina includes the following:
- a CDS encoding zinc-binding alcohol dehydrogenase family protein codes for MKALAIEQPGEARIVEIAVPEPGPGEVAIDPAFVGYCGSDLTSYRGLNPLVSYPRVPGHEIAGTVSALGQGVAGLAVGDVVTVLPYFNCGHCRACRAGRPNACVNNQTMGVQREGAMTSRIVVPAEKVLAVPGLALRDVALVEPCAVGFHAARRAEVQAGETVVVLGCGMIGLGAMMGCLRRGAQVIAVDLSPGKLDVARRLGATHALESDADLAKRIEELVPGGPDVVIEAVGAVSTFLAAVDLVGQCGRVVYIGYAKDAVAFDTKRFITKEIDIRGSRNALRSDFNDVVTWLRDNPEAGGHIVSATVPLEEAPGKLAEWDARPGDFTKILVSLEPAA; via the coding sequence ATGAAGGCACTGGCCATTGAGCAGCCCGGCGAGGCTCGCATCGTGGAGATCGCGGTTCCTGAACCCGGTCCGGGCGAGGTCGCCATCGATCCGGCTTTCGTGGGTTATTGCGGCTCCGACCTGACTTCCTATCGGGGGCTGAACCCGCTTGTCTCCTATCCCCGCGTGCCGGGGCATGAGATTGCCGGCACCGTGTCGGCCCTGGGCCAGGGTGTCGCCGGGCTGGCGGTAGGCGACGTTGTGACGGTGCTTCCCTATTTCAATTGTGGCCATTGCCGCGCCTGCCGTGCGGGCAGGCCCAATGCCTGCGTCAATAACCAGACCATGGGGGTGCAGCGCGAAGGGGCGATGACCTCCCGAATTGTCGTTCCGGCAGAAAAGGTGCTTGCCGTGCCTGGACTGGCCCTGCGCGACGTCGCCCTTGTCGAGCCCTGCGCCGTCGGATTTCACGCCGCGCGGCGGGCCGAGGTGCAGGCCGGGGAGACAGTGGTGGTGCTGGGATGCGGGATGATCGGGCTCGGGGCCATGATGGGCTGTCTCCGGCGCGGCGCGCAGGTCATTGCCGTCGATCTCAGCCCCGGCAAGCTCGATGTGGCCCGCAGGTTGGGTGCCACCCATGCACTCGAGTCAGACGCGGACCTGGCGAAAAGGATCGAGGAGCTGGTCCCCGGCGGGCCCGATGTGGTCATCGAGGCAGTCGGTGCGGTCAGCACCTTCCTGGCTGCGGTCGACCTGGTCGGCCAGTGCGGGCGCGTGGTCTATATAGGCTATGCCAAGGATGCCGTTGCCTTCGATACCAAGCGCTTCATCACCAAGGAGATCGATATCCGTGGTTCGCGCAATGCACTGCGGAGCGATTTCAACGACGTTGTCACCTGGCTGCGAGACAATCCCGAGGCTGGCGGCCATATCGTCAGCGCCACGGTGCCGCTGGAGGAAGCGCCAGGCAAACTCGCCGAATGGGACGCCAGGCCCGGTGATTTCACCAAGATTCTGGTCAGCCTGGAGCCCGCTGCCTGA
- a CDS encoding ABC transporter ATP-binding protein, translating into MTMLELKDITRIYRGQPAARDVTLTAPAGGRTVIVGPSGSGKTTLLRLIAGFEAPDRGEITLGGRVLASPSVFVPPHLRRVAYVPQEGALFPHMSVAANIGFAIPRQAADRHARIAELLEKVGLSAVMGERRPHQLSGGQQQRVALARALAQEPELMLLDEPFSALDTSLRDAMRDMVESLLAERGITAVLVTHDQAEAMAFADHLIVMRNGKVADAGSPQRLYERPADMETAAFLGDAIVLPADIVDKVAMTALGPVVVDHAGPALGTVLIRPDQISLSPAPAAGSDENRRPLVRHRTYCGGHWRVEIEFIDRGAPEIASIFCAGPRTFSIRVDNALDIKPGEHVDVKLAGPAHVLRRQALDTQLVPSPGRP; encoded by the coding sequence CTGACCATGCTCGAGCTCAAGGACATTACCCGGATCTATCGCGGCCAGCCGGCCGCGCGGGACGTCACGCTGACGGCACCGGCCGGTGGCCGCACCGTCATTGTCGGTCCTTCCGGCTCTGGCAAGACCACGCTATTGCGCCTGATCGCCGGTTTCGAGGCACCCGACCGGGGCGAGATCACGCTCGGTGGACGGGTGCTGGCGTCGCCAAGCGTCTTCGTGCCCCCACATCTGCGCCGGGTGGCCTATGTACCCCAGGAGGGGGCGCTGTTCCCCCATATGAGCGTGGCTGCCAATATCGGCTTCGCCATTCCGCGACAAGCAGCAGACCGGCACGCCCGCATTGCCGAGCTGCTCGAGAAGGTCGGGCTTTCCGCCGTCATGGGCGAGCGCCGCCCGCACCAGCTCTCGGGCGGCCAGCAGCAGCGCGTGGCGCTGGCCCGCGCCCTCGCCCAAGAACCGGAACTGATGCTGCTCGACGAGCCGTTCTCGGCGCTCGACACCAGCCTGCGCGATGCAATGCGCGACATGGTGGAGAGCCTCTTGGCCGAGCGCGGCATCACCGCGGTGCTGGTGACCCATGACCAGGCCGAAGCGATGGCCTTTGCCGATCACCTGATCGTCATGCGCAACGGCAAGGTTGCCGATGCCGGTTCTCCCCAAAGGCTTTACGAGCGCCCGGCCGACATGGAAACCGCGGCCTTTCTCGGCGATGCCATCGTGCTGCCGGCCGATATCGTGGACAAGGTGGCAATGACGGCGCTGGGCCCGGTTGTCGTGGACCATGCCGGGCCGGCGCTTGGCACCGTGCTGATCCGGCCCGACCAGATTTCTCTATCCCCGGCTCCTGCGGCCGGCAGCGACGAAAACCGGCGGCCGCTGGTGCGCCACCGGACCTATTGCGGCGGCCATTGGCGGGTCGAGATCGAGTTCATCGATCGCGGCGCCCCGGAAATCGCGTCCATCTTCTGCGCCGGTCCCCGGACCTTTTCGATCCGGGTCGACAATGCGCTGGATATCAAGCCCGGGGAGCATGTGGACGTGAAGCTGGCCGGCCCAGCCCATGTGCTAAGGCGGCAGGCGCTGGACACGCAATTGGTCCCCTCGCCGGGCCGCCCCTGA
- a CDS encoding ABC transporter permease produces the protein MRPPSGGGGYRLIVGAAVLTGLLSLLPLAFVLYVATTSGWDTIMDLVFRPKVGMLLVNTVLLLVLVLPLSAALAVALAWLVERTDLPFARFWSWTAVAPLALPAFVHSYAWSAFAPRFHGIGAAVLISILAYLPFVYLPVAAQLRRLDPALEETAQSMGKTPIGVFFLVVLPQLRLAIMGGTLLIGLHLLAEYGLFVLTRFDTFATAIVDQFQSVYSGPSANLLGGVLVLLCLVLLGLETRWRGRERYARVGSGAARPHRRRALGQYRWIALLLPVAFASLALLVPLTTLLRWLWAGGAAIWRFDYILPSIGQTALLAATGAVLTTLAALPMAWLSVRAPGKLQRALEASHAYVGALPGVIIALALVTVTVRIALPLYQTAATLVFAYVLMFLPRALVGLRTSIAQAPIELERAAASLGRPPLNAIWHTTIRLAAPGALASAALAALGITTELTATLMLAPNGTRTLAMRFWSYTSELDFASAAPYALLMIVLSIPLVVLLQLQSDRVDQI, from the coding sequence TTGCGTCCCCCGTCCGGCGGGGGCGGATACCGGCTGATCGTCGGGGCGGCGGTGCTGACCGGGCTGCTCAGCCTGCTCCCCCTGGCCTTTGTCCTCTATGTGGCGACCACCAGCGGCTGGGACACGATCATGGATCTCGTGTTCCGCCCCAAGGTCGGGATGCTGCTGGTCAATACGGTACTGCTGCTCGTGCTGGTGCTGCCGCTTTCGGCGGCGCTGGCCGTGGCGCTGGCCTGGCTGGTGGAACGGACCGACCTGCCCTTTGCCCGCTTCTGGTCCTGGACTGCCGTGGCCCCGCTGGCGCTGCCCGCCTTCGTTCATTCCTATGCATGGAGCGCATTTGCCCCGCGCTTCCACGGCATCGGGGCGGCGGTGCTGATCTCGATCCTGGCCTATCTGCCCTTCGTCTATCTGCCGGTTGCCGCGCAGTTGCGCCGGCTCGATCCAGCTCTGGAAGAGACCGCGCAGTCGATGGGCAAGACGCCCATCGGCGTGTTCTTCCTCGTCGTGCTGCCGCAATTACGCCTCGCCATCATGGGCGGCACATTGCTGATCGGACTGCACCTGCTGGCCGAGTACGGCCTGTTCGTTCTGACCCGCTTCGACACCTTCGCCACCGCCATCGTCGACCAGTTCCAGTCGGTCTATAGCGGCCCCTCGGCCAATCTGCTGGGCGGTGTCCTGGTGTTGCTGTGCCTGGTGCTGCTGGGTCTCGAAACGCGCTGGCGCGGCCGCGAACGCTATGCCCGCGTCGGCTCGGGCGCCGCCCGGCCGCACCGCCGCCGGGCGCTGGGCCAGTATCGCTGGATCGCCCTGCTATTGCCGGTGGCTTTCGCGTCCCTGGCGCTGCTGGTGCCGCTGACGACCCTGCTGCGCTGGCTGTGGGCAGGCGGCGCCGCCATCTGGCGGTTCGACTATATCCTGCCTTCGATCGGCCAGACGGCTCTTCTGGCTGCAACCGGCGCGGTCCTGACCACGCTTGCAGCGCTGCCCATGGCCTGGCTCAGCGTCCGGGCGCCGGGCAAGCTGCAAAGGGCACTCGAGGCCAGTCACGCCTATGTCGGCGCGCTGCCGGGCGTTATCATCGCCCTGGCCCTCGTCACCGTGACCGTGCGGATCGCGCTGCCGCTCTACCAGACCGCGGCTACGCTCGTCTTTGCCTATGTGCTGATGTTCCTGCCGCGGGCCCTGGTGGGTCTGCGCACGAGTATCGCGCAGGCGCCAATCGAGCTCGAACGCGCCGCGGCAAGCCTGGGCCGGCCGCCGCTCAATGCCATCTGGCATACCACTATCCGGCTGGCGGCGCCCGGGGCACTGGCCAGTGCGGCGCTCGCGGCGCTGGGCATCACCACCGAGCTCACGGCGACCCTGATGCTGGCGCCCAACGGCACGCGCACCCTGGCCATGCGCTTCTGGTCCTATACGAGCGAACTGGACTTCGCTTCCGCCGCGCCGTATGCGCTGCTGATGATCGTGCTTTCCATCCCTCTCGTGGTCCTGCTGCAGCTGCAATCGGACCGCGTCGACCAGATCTGA
- a CDS encoding iron ABC transporter substrate-binding protein yields MVNRTMQLAAMALAIGLAQPVQAQEPIVVYNAQHESLAQEWATAFTEETGIPVVLRQGSDLEVGNQIVQEGSNSPADVFLTENSPAMVLVDNAGLFEPLPQDLLDQVPAQFRPANGHWMGIAARSTVFAYNTDKLSEADLPQTMGDLADPEWQGRWAASPNGADFQAIVAAYLAIEGEAATQAWLKGLQQNAVIVRGNRAAMAAANNGEVDGALIYHYYWYGDQAGTGESSGNTALHYFGNQDPGAFVSISGGGVLASSQHKEAAFDFLRFITGEQGQSVLRDGTSYEYAVGVDRASHPSLPALETLDAPQIDPSMLDTTAVTALMTEAGLL; encoded by the coding sequence ATGGTCAATCGGACAATGCAGCTTGCAGCCATGGCGCTGGCGATCGGGCTTGCCCAGCCGGTGCAGGCGCAGGAGCCGATCGTGGTCTATAATGCCCAGCATGAGAGCCTGGCGCAGGAATGGGCGACCGCCTTTACCGAGGAAACCGGCATACCGGTCGTGCTTCGCCAGGGCTCTGACCTCGAAGTAGGCAACCAGATCGTCCAGGAGGGAAGCAATTCTCCCGCCGATGTGTTCCTCACCGAGAATTCTCCGGCCATGGTGCTGGTGGACAATGCCGGTCTCTTCGAACCGCTGCCGCAGGACCTGCTTGATCAGGTCCCGGCCCAGTTCCGGCCGGCTAATGGGCACTGGATGGGCATTGCCGCCCGCTCGACCGTCTTTGCATACAATACTGACAAGCTGTCCGAGGCCGACCTGCCCCAGACTATGGGCGATCTCGCCGACCCAGAATGGCAGGGGCGCTGGGCCGCTTCGCCCAATGGTGCTGACTTCCAGGCGATCGTGGCCGCCTATCTTGCGATCGAGGGCGAGGCGGCAACCCAGGCCTGGCTCAAGGGCCTGCAGCAGAACGCCGTGATCGTGCGCGGAAATCGGGCTGCGATGGCCGCTGCCAATAATGGCGAGGTCGATGGCGCGCTGATCTATCACTACTATTGGTACGGCGATCAGGCCGGCACGGGCGAGAGCAGCGGCAATACCGCCCTGCACTATTTCGGCAATCAGGATCCCGGCGCCTTCGTATCGATTTCGGGCGGCGGAGTGCTCGCATCCAGCCAGCACAAGGAAGCCGCGTTCGACTTCCTGCGCTTCATCACCGGCGAACAGGGGCAGAGCGTCCTGCGCGACGGCACCTCCTACGAATATGCAGTGGGCGTTGACCGGGCCTCGCATCCGAGCCTGCCGGCCCTCGAGACCCTTGATGCTCCGCAAATCGATCCGAGCATGCTCGATACGACGGCGGTGACCGCACTGATGACGGAAGCCGGACTGCTCTAG
- a CDS encoding imelysin family protein — MHPFGRRTLRGFAVTLALSVAPVAALAQAPDPAAVLDNYADLAFSGYEDALITAKALDAAIDALIADPSEATLAAAREAWKAARLPYQQTEAFRFGNPIVDEWEGRVNAWPLDEGLIDYVAASYGTESDSNALYVANVIANPLITIDGNEVDATNITPALLQDALQEAAGVESNVATGYHAIEFLLWGQDLNGTGPGAGERPYTDYSTAEHADRRAAYLKSASSLLVSDLEEMVTNWDEDGAARAALPDLGISAILTGMGSLSFGELAGERMKLGLLLHDPEEEHDCFSDNTHISHLEDARGVQNVYLGSYRRIDGSVVEGPSISDVIAARDAALDSEIKALLEDTMVKMQAMADRAEAGEAYDQQIGEGNDEGNAVVQAAINGLIAQTRGIERAVALLDLQDVSIEDSDSLSNPDAVFE, encoded by the coding sequence ATGCATCCGTTTGGCAGGCGCACATTGCGCGGTTTCGCTGTAACACTGGCCCTGTCGGTCGCGCCGGTCGCTGCCCTCGCGCAGGCCCCGGACCCTGCGGCCGTGCTCGACAACTATGCGGACCTGGCTTTCTCGGGTTATGAAGACGCCTTGATCACCGCCAAGGCGCTCGATGCCGCCATCGATGCGCTGATTGCCGACCCCAGCGAGGCAACGCTGGCGGCCGCCCGCGAGGCCTGGAAGGCAGCGCGCCTGCCATATCAGCAGACGGAAGCCTTCCGCTTCGGCAATCCGATCGTCGACGAGTGGGAGGGGCGCGTGAACGCCTGGCCGCTGGACGAGGGGCTGATCGACTATGTCGCGGCCAGCTACGGCACGGAAAGTGACAGCAACGCGCTCTACGTGGCCAATGTCATTGCCAATCCTCTCATCACCATCGACGGCAACGAGGTCGACGCCACCAACATCACTCCCGCACTGCTTCAGGATGCATTGCAGGAAGCAGCCGGCGTCGAGTCCAACGTTGCCACTGGCTATCACGCTATCGAATTCCTGCTCTGGGGCCAGGACCTCAACGGTACCGGGCCGGGTGCGGGCGAAAGGCCCTACACGGACTATTCCACTGCCGAGCATGCCGATCGCCGTGCAGCTTACCTCAAATCCGCGTCGAGCCTTCTGGTGAGCGACCTCGAAGAAATGGTGACCAATTGGGACGAGGACGGCGCAGCGCGCGCAGCGCTTCCGGACCTTGGGATTTCGGCCATTCTGACCGGCATGGGCTCGCTCAGCTTTGGTGAACTGGCCGGTGAGCGGATGAAGCTCGGTCTCCTGCTCCATGACCCGGAGGAGGAGCATGACTGCTTCTCGGACAACACGCACATCTCGCATCTCGAGGATGCCCGCGGCGTTCAGAACGTCTATCTGGGCAGCTATCGCCGCATCGACGGTTCGGTGGTCGAGGGCCCCTCCATCTCCGATGTGATTGCGGCAAGGGATGCCGCGCTCGATAGCGAAATCAAGGCGCTGCTCGAAGACACCATGGTCAAGATGCAGGCCATGGCCGATCGCGCCGAGGCCGGAGAGGCCTATGACCAGCAGATCGGCGAGGGCAATGACGAAGGCAATGCGGTGGTACAGGCCGCCATTAATGGCCTCATCGCCCAGACGCGCGGCATCGAGCGCGCCGTCGCCCTGCTCGATCTGCAAGACGTCTCCATCGAGGACAGCGACTCGCTGTCCAATCCGGACGCTGTGTTCGAATAG
- a CDS encoding di-heme oxidoredictase family protein: MQLRLTFALIALLGSGLVLAQDGIGRTDLSAEELARVRAVTAPTTDFSKAEAFETNPAGKGTTRFSVNQDSFSHFLDNLSFEQEERFKLGNALFRKIWVSSPSSTQASDGLGPLFNARGCQSCHIKDGRGHPPFEGQAENVSMFLRLSVPPSEPDTRDALDGVFAGEVGDPTYGTQLQDFAVPGLPAEGRMVIDYADLPVTLGDGEIVTLRAPTYSVADLAYGPLSENVMLSPRMANPMIGLGLVEQIPAEDILALADPDDRDGDGISGRPNWTIAPETHTVALGRFGWKAGMASVRSQSAGAFAGDIGISTPLVDHPHGDCTDNQPDCLALPTGEQARLGPSEAPDPVLDLVTFYAQTLGVPERRNVDDPAVLVGKQGFYEAGCASCHVPKFVTSKAADNPALRFQLIWPYSDFLLHDMGEGLADHRPEGQADGYEWRTPPLWGIGLTQTVSGHSFFLHDGRARNLTEAILWHGGEAQAARDAFATMSADQRADLLTFLESL; this comes from the coding sequence ATGCAACTCCGCCTCACATTCGCGCTGATTGCGCTGCTCGGCAGCGGCCTTGTCCTGGCACAGGATGGCATCGGTCGCACGGACCTCAGTGCTGAAGAGCTGGCACGCGTGCGGGCCGTGACCGCCCCGACGACCGACTTCTCCAAGGCGGAGGCCTTCGAAACCAATCCCGCCGGCAAGGGCACGACCCGCTTTTCGGTCAACCAGGATTCGTTCAGCCACTTCCTCGACAATCTGAGTTTCGAGCAGGAAGAGCGATTCAAGCTCGGCAACGCCCTGTTCCGCAAGATCTGGGTCAGTTCGCCCAGTTCCACCCAGGCGTCCGACGGGCTGGGGCCGCTATTCAATGCGCGCGGGTGCCAGAGCTGCCACATCAAGGACGGCCGTGGCCATCCGCCTTTTGAGGGGCAGGCGGAGAACGTCTCGATGTTCCTGCGTCTCTCGGTGCCGCCCAGCGAGCCCGATACGCGCGACGCGCTTGATGGCGTGTTTGCCGGAGAGGTGGGCGACCCCACCTATGGCACGCAATTGCAGGACTTTGCCGTCCCGGGCCTTCCGGCCGAGGGGCGCATGGTGATCGACTATGCCGACCTGCCGGTGACCCTGGGCGATGGCGAGATCGTCACGCTGCGCGCGCCGACCTATTCGGTTGCCGATCTCGCTTATGGCCCATTGTCCGAAAATGTCATGCTCTCGCCGCGGATGGCCAATCCGATGATCGGCCTCGGTCTGGTCGAACAGATCCCGGCCGAGGATATTTTGGCACTGGCCGATCCCGACGACAGGGACGGGGACGGCATTTCCGGCCGGCCCAACTGGACCATTGCCCCCGAAACGCACACGGTCGCGCTTGGACGTTTCGGCTGGAAGGCCGGTATGGCCAGCGTGCGCAGCCAATCGGCCGGCGCCTTTGCCGGTGACATCGGTATTTCGACGCCCCTGGTGGACCATCCCCATGGTGACTGCACCGACAACCAGCCCGATTGCCTGGCCCTGCCGACAGGCGAGCAGGCGCGCCTGGGCCCCAGCGAAGCGCCGGACCCGGTGCTCGACCTGGTGACCTTCTATGCCCAGACCCTGGGCGTGCCGGAGCGCCGCAATGTGGACGACCCGGCCGTGCTGGTCGGCAAGCAGGGCTTCTACGAGGCCGGATGCGCCAGCTGCCACGTGCCCAAATTCGTGACCAGCAAGGCCGCCGACAATCCGGCCCTGCGTTTCCAACTGATCTGGCCCTATTCTGACTTCCTCTTGCACGATATGGGTGAGGGCCTGGCCGATCACCGTCCCGAGGGGCAGGCAGATGGCTATGAATGGCGCACGCCGCCGCTTTGGGGGATCGGGCTGACCCAGACCGTGTCCGGACACAGCTTCTTTCTCCACGATGGCCGCGCGCGCAACCTGACCGAGGCCATTCTCTGGCACGGCGGCGAAGCGCAAGCGGCGCGCGATGCCTTCGCTACCATGAGCGCGGACCAGAGGGCGGACCTGCTGACGTTTCTGGAGTCACTGTGA
- a CDS encoding imelysin family protein: MRVLLPVLAVLCLATPATAQIVTPSEILRSSVSNVIRPQVKAFADSGTDMAAGISGLCAEPGSDRLVEARDAFTDVATAYGRMEFFRLGPLLEDNRADRILFWPDRRSIGLKQVQESLAEQDADATDPAGLYAKSVAVQGLGALEFVLFGTGSETLSGAEGAFRCAYGRAIADNLALIGADIVTAWDDPDGIAGHLMQPDASYADYRTETESLEALVGLVAHGVEAIRDSRVNPFIAGDDGRASPKLALFWRSNQTIPMLRANLDGLRQLVTYSGVVADAALAAQINAAFDRAEVALDTVTAPVEEAVTDPIQAAALADFVEATRQLQALIGEDLSATLGLSVGFSSLDGD, encoded by the coding sequence ATGCGAGTTTTGCTCCCAGTACTGGCCGTTCTCTGCCTGGCTACACCGGCGACGGCGCAGATCGTCACGCCATCAGAGATATTGCGCTCCAGCGTCAGCAACGTCATTCGTCCCCAGGTGAAGGCTTTCGCAGACAGCGGAACGGATATGGCGGCAGGCATATCGGGTCTATGCGCCGAGCCCGGCAGCGACCGCCTCGTGGAAGCCAGGGACGCCTTCACAGACGTGGCCACGGCCTATGGACGCATGGAGTTCTTCCGCCTTGGTCCTCTGCTTGAGGACAACCGCGCGGACCGGATCCTGTTCTGGCCCGACCGGCGCAGCATTGGTCTCAAGCAGGTGCAGGAAAGCCTGGCTGAACAGGATGCTGATGCGACCGATCCAGCCGGCCTCTATGCCAAGAGCGTGGCCGTGCAGGGCCTGGGCGCGCTCGAATTCGTTTTATTCGGCACCGGCTCGGAGACGCTGTCCGGTGCCGAAGGCGCCTTCCGTTGCGCCTATGGCCGTGCCATCGCCGACAATCTGGCGCTGATCGGCGCCGATATCGTCACCGCCTGGGACGATCCGGACGGAATCGCCGGCCATCTGATGCAACCCGATGCGAGCTACGCGGACTATCGGACCGAGACCGAATCGCTCGAGGCACTGGTGGGGCTGGTGGCGCATGGCGTGGAAGCGATACGGGATAGCCGGGTCAATCCGTTCATCGCCGGGGACGACGGCAGGGCCAGCCCGAAACTGGCGCTGTTCTGGCGGTCGAACCAGACCATCCCCATGCTCCGCGCCAATCTGGATGGGCTGCGCCAGCTCGTGACCTATTCCGGCGTGGTTGCCGATGCCGCCCTGGCCGCGCAGATCAATGCCGCCTTCGATCGGGCCGAAGTGGCTCTGGACACAGTCACCGCGCCCGTGGAAGAGGCGGTCACCGACCCCATCCAGGCCGCGGCCCTTGCTGATTTCGTCGAGGCTACCCGGCAATTGCAGGCCCTGATCGGTGAGGACTTGTCGGCCACGCTGGGTCTCAGTGTCGGGTTTTCCTCGCTCGACGGAGATTGA
- a CDS encoding DUF1513 domain-containing protein, producing the protein MWQRRAFLKSAGAGFLAGLLPGQVLALERNDLVFASAVQTAAGSYGAVLMGERGDVISTIELPDRGHDITISREAGRGVVFARQPGTFALVFDPDGREAPQTLTSIAGRHFFGHGVFSPDGRLLYATESDFEAARGVIGIYDATDGYRRIGEFPTYGTGPHEVLLMPDGVTFVVANGGIETHPDYGRTELNLETMDPSVAFIDRRDGHLVGQLRLDPGLHQLSIRHMAIDGQSRVWFGCQYKGAPSNNPQLVGYATLDGDIRLIELPPETLGDLRNYVGSVAASADGDMIAVSSPQGDLLVAIDTQSRRPVLVETLRNGCGLAADKAGFVATSGMGEMIGLAGAERTARRFDFQFDNHLLRLG; encoded by the coding sequence ATGTGGCAGCGCCGAGCCTTCCTCAAGTCTGCCGGGGCCGGGTTTCTGGCCGGTTTGCTGCCGGGGCAGGTGCTGGCGCTTGAACGCAATGACCTCGTTTTCGCCAGTGCCGTGCAGACTGCTGCTGGGTCGTATGGTGCGGTGCTCATGGGCGAGCGCGGTGACGTCATCTCCACGATCGAGTTGCCGGACCGGGGGCACGACATCACCATCAGCCGCGAGGCGGGCAGGGGGGTGGTGTTCGCGCGCCAGCCCGGCACGTTTGCACTGGTGTTCGATCCGGATGGACGCGAAGCGCCACAGACCCTGACCAGCATCGCGGGCCGGCACTTTTTCGGTCACGGCGTGTTTTCGCCCGATGGAAGGCTGCTCTATGCCACCGAAAGCGACTTCGAGGCCGCCCGGGGCGTGATCGGCATCTATGACGCAACCGATGGCTATCGGCGCATCGGGGAGTTTCCAACCTACGGGACCGGTCCGCACGAGGTGCTGCTGATGCCCGACGGCGTGACCTTCGTGGTCGCCAATGGGGGCATCGAGACCCATCCCGACTATGGCCGCACTGAACTCAACCTTGAGACCATGGATCCTTCGGTGGCGTTCATCGACCGGCGAGACGGACATCTTGTCGGCCAGCTCCGGCTCGATCCCGGCCTGCACCAGCTCTCCATCCGCCACATGGCCATCGATGGGCAATCGCGGGTGTGGTTCGGCTGCCAGTACAAGGGCGCGCCAAGCAACAATCCGCAACTGGTCGGTTACGCGACCCTTGATGGAGACATCCGGCTGATAGAACTGCCACCCGAGACGCTGGGCGATTTGCGCAACTATGTCGGTTCGGTCGCGGCCTCCGCGGATGGCGACATGATTGCCGTCTCGTCACCGCAGGGCGACCTGCTGGTGGCTATCGACACGCAGAGCCGCAGGCCGGTGCTGGTGGAGACCCTGCGCAATGGCTGCGGGCTGGCGGCCGACAAGGCCGGCTTCGTCGCGACCAGCGGCATGGGGGAGATGATAGGCCTTGCCGGCGCGGAGCGGACAGCGCGCCGCTTCGACTTCCAGTTCGACAACCACCTCCTGCGCCTCGGCTGA
- the msrA gene encoding peptide-methionine (S)-S-oxide reductase MsrA → MSFGRNTAFPRTATLARREVLFGLAALTALAPLGVRMAAAQEAPVVIPAPAEDLVESGNTAIAVFAGGCFWGVQGVFQRVKGVTNAVSGYSGGDAKTATYDQTSRGDTGHAETVEITYDPAQVSFGKLLQIYFSVAHNPTQLNYQGPDHGTQYRSTIFVRSPEQEAVARAYIKQLDATGLFEGPIVTTLEPFEAFYPAEQYHQDFLTLNPDWPYIRVHDLPKIAALEQIFPDQYRAEPVLVGMLPST, encoded by the coding sequence ATGTCCTTCGGCCGCAACACCGCATTTCCTCGCACCGCCACGCTGGCGCGCCGTGAAGTCCTTTTCGGACTGGCTGCACTGACGGCGCTGGCTCCGCTTGGCGTCCGCATGGCCGCCGCCCAGGAGGCTCCCGTTGTCATCCCGGCGCCGGCCGAGGACCTTGTCGAATCCGGTAACACCGCGATTGCCGTATTCGCCGGCGGCTGCTTCTGGGGCGTGCAGGGCGTGTTTCAACGCGTCAAAGGCGTCACCAACGCAGTCTCCGGCTATTCCGGCGGCGACGCCAAGACAGCCACCTACGACCAGACCAGCCGGGGTGATACCGGCCATGCCGAAACCGTCGAGATCACCTACGATCCGGCCCAGGTCAGCTTCGGCAAGCTGCTCCAGATCTATTTCTCGGTCGCCCACAACCCGACCCAACTCAACTACCAGGGCCCCGACCACGGCACCCAGTATCGCTCGACGATATTCGTGCGCTCGCCCGAGCAGGAAGCGGTGGCCCGCGCCTATATCAAGCAACTCGATGCGACCGGTCTTTTCGAAGGCCCGATCGTAACGACGCTCGAGCCGTTCGAGGCCTTCTACCCGGCCGAGCAGTACCACCAGGACTTCCTGACCCTCAATCCGGACTGGCCCTATATACGGGTGCATGACCTGCCCAAGATTGCCGCTCTGGAGCAGATTTTCCCCGACCAGTACCGGGCCGAACCGGTGCTGGTGGGTATGCTGCCGTCCACCTGA